CGAAGAAGTCCTCGCTCTCGCTCACATAGCGGACGTCGTTTCCTCCGAGACATTGCGACGCCCCTGATCTCTCCAATGCCTGGGACATGCCGTCGCTGCGAGGATCCAGGCCGAATTTCCTGACCTTGTCCGGGTCGATCATGGATTTCGCATCGTCATCCCTCTTCCTTTTGAACGCATAGCGGGAATAGAACGTCTGTCCGAACATCAGGTACAGGATGAATCCTATAAGGGGGAGGGTGCCCATGAGCACCATCCATAAGACCAGCATCTGCGGGTTGGCGCGCTCGGCGTACATCGCGGCAAGGATGAATATTGCGTTGAGGACTATGATTATAGGGAGGATGTCCATTTCCAGATCGCCTCTTTCTACATTCTGGGTCTTTACAGCTGGTCGTAGGTGATGAGGGACAGGAACGTCTTGAAGCGCTGGGACCGGGTCCTGGAGTCGTACATCTCCATGGTGTATTCGGTACTGTTCCCCAGATCTCTCATGAACTCCTCCGTAAGCTTTTCGCCCATCTTCTCGGAATACATTAGGACATTGCATTCGAGGTTTATGTGTATGCTCCTCTCGTCGAAATTGGCCGATCCGACGGAGCAGTACTGGCCGTCTCCGATTATCATCTTCGTGTGGATGAAGCCTCCGTGGTATTCGTAGACCTTGGCCCCCGCCTCCATCATGATGCTGGCATAATGGCGGTTGCTCCAGTATACGCAGGGGTGGTCGGCCTCGTCGGGGATGATTATCCTCACGTCCGTTCCGGACCTGGCCCTCATGGCCAATGCCTCGAATATAGGTCTCGGCGGTACGAAGTACGGGGTCTCTATGTACAGCGAGTCCCCGGAGCACTCTATCATGGCGAGGAACTGGCACATGAGGGGGTTGAGGTCCTGGACCACCGGGTCCCCGGGCACCACCTGCATAGGGGTGTCGCCCGCAGGTTCCACATGCGGGAACAGGGCGGGAAGGCCGGATATGTCCTCCTTGGTGGTGTACTCCCAGTCCTCTGCGAACATCCTTCCCAGCTGTTGGGCCTGGGGTCCGACGATCCTGACGGCGGCGTCCCTCCATTCCCCCAGGGGGCCCTCGCCCATGTATTCGTCGCCGATGTTGAATCCGCCCTGATACGCTATGCGGCCGTCTATGACCACGGTCTTCCTGTGGTTCCTGCAGTTCTTCAGGGGGCTGAACAGGAGTCTGTTCATATTGTGGAAGAACACGCACCTGCACCCGGCGTCCTTCATCCCCTTTATGTAGCGCATATCCTTGCCGTCGTATCCGTAGTCGTCGAATATGACACGCACGTCTACACCGGCCCTCGCCCTCTCGCTCAGGATGTCCATGAACTCCCTGAAGGTCTCGTCGCGGCGTATGATGTAGCATTCGATGCATATGGACGTCTGTGCCTTCCGGAGGTCCGTGTAGAGCTCGTCGAAATACTGGGAGCCCCTCCCTATGTACGAGACGGAACTGTCCTCCGAATATGCCAGGGCACCGGATGCGCTCAGGGCGCGGGCCACGGACAGGCTCTTCCTGCAGACCGGGCTCTCCGAGATCTTCCGGTCGATGATCTCCATACCCTCGTTCTTGTGGCGGGCGAAGCTTCTGATGAACATGGGCTTTCCGACCATTATGTACGCTCCGAACCCTACGATGGGATTGAACATCATGACGATGAGCCAGCCCAGCTGCTTGCGGAAGTCCGAACGTTTCCTTACAAGGAGATTGACCACTATGTACAGGTCGATCACCATGAATATCAGGTACAGGAAATCCCAAGTGTGGTCTTTGAGGGCGTAGTCCATTAACCCACAGGCATGTCTTTTTGATTAAAAGGTATGCGGGTCTCCAGTCCGATGCGGGACCCGCATGTGGTTGGTTTAATTCTGCTGTTTCAGTACAGGCGCGTCTGACGGAATGCGGCAAGGGTCCTGTCGAAGTTGGACATGACGATCTTGTAGACGCGGTCCACCATCTCTTCCGAGGACTCCTTCATCCCGTCGGATATCCAGTCCACCATTATGCCGACGAACGCATAGGCGTAGACGCTGGCTATGAACTTCTTATCCTTCTCGGCGATGTCTCCGTCGGACTTCATCTCCACGATGTCGGAGATCTTCCTGATGCTGACATCCATGTAGTATCCGACTAGGTCGTTCCTGCACTTGGAATTGAACGTTCCCAGGATCAGGGATTTGTTGTTCAAGGTATAATCGAACAGCTCTCTGATCTTGTCCTGCCACGTCCCGTATCCTCCTCTGCCGCCGATCTCGTTCAGCGACTCTGAGTTGTAGATCCATCTTATCATGTCGAAGATGTCCCGGAAGTGGTAGTAGAACGTCTGTCTCGAGAGGCCGCAATCGTTTGTGATATCGGAGATCGTTATCTTGTCGAACGGTTCGGTCTCTAACAATTTCTTGAAAGATGCAATCAATGCTTGCTTTGTCAGGTCGGACATGAACAATATAAGTTGTTTTTACATTTTATACTGTTTTATGGATGGGAAATATTTTTTTATTTTTGACACTGTAAGGATAATTTTGGGAATGCTGGCACATTCGATACCGATGAAAATGTATATTTTTTGGACGGAAACCCCTTATGTAAGCAATATGTGTATGATATCTTGACAGCCGGTTTGTTTCCGTCACATCGGGATTTTATATACATGGTGCCAAAATGACAAGAACATCCCGTTCACTGAAAAACCGGGTTCTCCGAGTTGGATGTATTGTGGAGTCCCTATCCAGCAGGATATCCTCTATGACGAATGGGGTTTTTCGGGGCCTTACGGCCCCACAGTGTCTATGCAACGGTTACAAACGGCGCAGGATCTTGGCGGGATTGCCTACCACGATGGTCCTGGGTTCCACATCGTGAGTCACCACGGCTCCCGCACCCACTATCGCATCATCTCCGACGGTGATCCCGGGAAGGATTATCGCCCCCGCCCCGATCCACACGTTGTTGCCGATCTTTATGGGCTCCGCATAGGTCATGAACGGATTCATCTCACGCATTTCGATGTCCTTCGGATGGGATGCAGTCACAAATTTCGCCCCGGGACCTATGAGGACGTTGTCCCCGATGAATATCTCGGCGTCATCCAGCATCACGACGTCGTAATTCACTATGTCGTTCTCCCCGAGATGGATGTTGAATCCGAAATCGAAATGGAACGGCGGTATGACCTTCGTAGCCCCCTTGACCTTGGCATGGAGGATCTTCTCCAGGAGTCCCTTCCTCTGGTCACGGTTCAGGTGCGATGTGTTATACTCCATACGGAGTTCGTCACCCTCCGCTATCGCCTCGTCGAACCTGTCGATCTCTGGATCGAGTCTTCCGATCGGCATCCCCTTTCTCA
The nucleotide sequence above comes from Candidatus Methanomethylophilus alvi Mx1201. Encoded proteins:
- the cls gene encoding cardiolipin synthase yields the protein MDYALKDHTWDFLYLIFMVIDLYIVVNLLVRKRSDFRKQLGWLIVMMFNPIVGFGAYIMVGKPMFIRSFARHKNEGMEIIDRKISESPVCRKSLSVARALSASGALAYSEDSSVSYIGRGSQYFDELYTDLRKAQTSICIECYIIRRDETFREFMDILSERARAGVDVRVIFDDYGYDGKDMRYIKGMKDAGCRCVFFHNMNRLLFSPLKNCRNHRKTVVIDGRIAYQGGFNIGDEYMGEGPLGEWRDAAVRIVGPQAQQLGRMFAEDWEYTTKEDISGLPALFPHVEPAGDTPMQVVPGDPVVQDLNPLMCQFLAMIECSGDSLYIETPYFVPPRPIFEALAMRARSGTDVRIIIPDEADHPCVYWSNRHYASIMMEAGAKVYEYHGGFIHTKMIIGDGQYCSVGSANFDERSIHINLECNVLMYSEKMGEKLTEEFMRDLGNSTEYTMEMYDSRTRSQRFKTFLSLITYDQL
- a CDS encoding TetR/AcrR family transcriptional regulator C-terminal domain-containing protein, which produces MSDLTKQALIASFKKLLETEPFDKITISDITNDCGLSRQTFYYHFRDIFDMIRWIYNSESLNEIGGRGGYGTWQDKIRELFDYTLNNKSLILGTFNSKCRNDLVGYYMDVSIRKISDIVEMKSDGDIAEKDKKFIASVYAYAFVGIMVDWISDGMKESSEEMVDRVYKIVMSNFDRTLAAFRQTRLY
- a CDS encoding sugar O-acetyltransferase — encoded protein: MKGETIFDRMRKGMPIGRLDPEIDRFDEAIAEGDELRMEYNTSHLNRDQRKGLLEKILHAKVKGATKVIPPFHFDFGFNIHLGENDIVNYDVVMLDDAEIFIGDNVLIGPGAKFVTASHPKDIEMREMNPFMTYAEPIKIGNNVWIGAGAIILPGITVGDDAIVGAGAVVTHDVEPRTIVVGNPAKILRRL